Proteins from a genomic interval of Paenibacillus sp. FSL H8-0048:
- a CDS encoding GNAT family N-acetyltransferase, whose translation MSNRVFRQFEERDMAALGAMYEQVSAQEDVLFWWVGDADNWENVFCAYEGEQMVAKGQLQLINVVPPGRAAESKHKIFVNLKTLPGREKDLELRDSVYALLLERARVLERTLPPEYGTLLCTGNYAAEESCHAYFAEHLGYLPDSRLYTLQRDLRESVHPVELEEGFELTHVPLDSPEQRAAYLELEAEIWPETPLGMERLLEYQQHPLWTSMVVRDAGRVAGSLMVWQEEELGIIEDIFVCKPWRRRGIAKALLNHALMYLQEKGLEQAQLVALTTNDCALTLYHSAGFQTGRQEIRYSKELD comes from the coding sequence TTGAGCAACAGAGTGTTTCGGCAGTTTGAAGAGAGGGATATGGCGGCGCTGGGCGCGATGTACGAGCAGGTGTCGGCGCAGGAGGATGTGCTGTTCTGGTGGGTGGGGGATGCAGATAATTGGGAGAATGTCTTCTGCGCTTATGAAGGGGAGCAGATGGTGGCCAAGGGCCAGCTGCAGCTCATTAATGTGGTGCCTCCGGGGCGCGCGGCCGAGAGTAAACATAAGATTTTTGTGAATCTGAAGACCTTGCCGGGACGGGAAAAGGATCTGGAGCTGCGTGACAGTGTCTACGCCCTTCTGCTGGAACGGGCACGGGTGCTGGAGCGTACGCTGCCCCCCGAATATGGGACCCTTCTGTGCACAGGCAATTATGCGGCGGAGGAGAGCTGCCATGCTTATTTCGCAGAGCATCTCGGTTACTTGCCGGATAGCCGCTTGTATACACTTCAGCGCGATCTTCGTGAATCCGTCCATCCGGTGGAGCTGGAGGAAGGCTTCGAATTGACCCATGTGCCTTTGGACTCACCGGAGCAGCGGGCGGCTTATCTGGAGCTGGAGGCGGAGATCTGGCCGGAGACCCCGCTTGGAATGGAGCGTCTGCTGGAATATCAGCAGCATCCGCTCTGGACATCGATGGTTGTGCGGGATGCAGGCCGGGTGGCAGGCAGTCTGATGGTCTGGCAGGAAGAGGAGCTTGGCATCATTGAAGATATATTTGTCTGCAAGCCCTGGAGAAGAAGAGGCATTGCCAAGGCGCTGCTGAATCATGCATTAATGTATCTTCAGGAAAAGGGTCTGGAGCAGGCGCAGCTGGTCGCATTAACCACGAATGATTGCGCACTGACCCTGTACCATTCAGCCGGTTTCCAGACTGGGCGCCAGGAGATCAGATACTCTAAGGAGCTGGACTGA
- a CDS encoding S-layer homology domain-containing protein, with translation MKNTLTRMRTAKISLACSILAATVAFGAPASAFSDLKGHAAEAKINALHQEGILNGVTSDKFAPKSSLTYAQGVQFMVSGLKLAPQRSSGKKASDYFDNVKNTAWYASAFLKAKESGLPLERSIDPNAVMTRVQFAQLLLQALQNKGDFAYTEMYANITDGGKLSAPEMNSLQILINTGLVTLEKNNTFRPNEPVTRAEAAVLVYDAAKFVKEVIMMDENISSPAGTYDASVTLDKAAAGVNKATVTVSNLPNPGYGLVIERIEFGADKTAVIYFKVTSPKPGSMNPQVISSGTAVTYLPEGYTAVAQAAPGSATSAASRVIK, from the coding sequence ATGAAGAATACATTAACCCGGATGCGCACGGCCAAAATCTCGCTGGCCTGCAGCATTCTGGCGGCAACCGTAGCTTTCGGAGCACCGGCTTCCGCTTTCTCGGATCTGAAGGGCCATGCGGCTGAAGCCAAAATCAATGCCCTTCATCAGGAGGGCATCCTTAACGGAGTGACCAGCGACAAGTTCGCGCCGAAGTCCAGCCTTACGTATGCGCAAGGCGTGCAGTTCATGGTAAGCGGCCTGAAGCTTGCTCCGCAGCGCTCCTCCGGCAAGAAGGCCAGCGATTATTTTGACAATGTAAAAAACACCGCCTGGTATGCTTCCGCATTCCTGAAGGCCAAAGAAAGCGGCTTGCCGCTGGAGCGCTCTATTGACCCTAATGCTGTAATGACACGGGTCCAGTTCGCACAATTGCTGCTTCAGGCGCTTCAGAACAAAGGGGACTTCGCATATACGGAGATGTATGCCAACATTACGGATGGCGGCAAGCTATCCGCACCAGAGATGAACAGCCTGCAGATTCTGATCAACACCGGACTGGTCACGCTGGAGAAGAACAACACCTTCCGTCCGAACGAGCCGGTTACCCGTGCAGAAGCTGCTGTCCTGGTCTACGATGCCGCCAAATTCGTGAAGGAAGTGATTATGATGGACGAGAACATTTCGTCTCCGGCCGGCACATACGATGCCTCTGTTACACTGGACAAAGCTGCCGCTGGTGTCAACAAAGCTACGGTGACCGTATCCAATCTGCCGAACCCGGGATATGGCCTGGTCATTGAGCGGATTGAGTTCGGCGCTGACAAAACCGCAGTGATCTACTTCAAGGTAACCTCACCGAAGCCCGGTTCCATGAACCCCCAGGTCATCTCGTCAGGCACCGCCGTCACATATCTGCCGGAAGGCTACACCGCAGTAGCCCAAGCTGCACCTGGCTCAGCAACCTCAGCTGCTTCCAGAGTCATAAAGTAA